A genomic region of Devosia ginsengisoli contains the following coding sequences:
- a CDS encoding bifunctional [glutamine synthetase] adenylyltransferase/[glutamine synthetase]-adenylyl-L-tyrosine phosphorylase, which yields MAIKLSALPPIATPLVHAWLAELPADQRAALAAATPSIGPLLESAPYLLALAQDNADWLVVTLADSADGAFTDIIDTVEGATAATEEELAPILRIAKGRTALLAAIAETGGAWTTAQATAALSDLADAALDAALNLLMRRAAEKGVLAIPAEQATAANSGLAIFALGKHGGQELNYSSDIDIVAFYDPEKAVLADPGEATKIYSRMIQKLVTLMEDRQAHGYVFRTDLRLRPDPGSTPVAISFDAALAYYESRGQNWERAAWIKARACAGDRQVGEAFLRELAPYVWRKHLDFATIADIQAMKRQINIAKNVGDIRVEGHNVKLGRGGIREIEFFTQTQQLIAGGRDKTLRVKPTAHALAALADANWITPKAATELTQTYWYLRGVENRLQMLRDEQTHTMPASAEEVAVIGRLMGEPDLRAFETTYRAALERVVGYYSELFTEGETLGSGEGNLVFTGSDDDPGTVETLSAMGFANPSKAIEMVRKWHYGSYAATRAAAARAHLTELLPALLATLGEAGNADDALLRFDDFLSRLPAGVPLFSLLRTHPDLRRLLVQLMASAPRMSEAVIHRAHVMDGLIDPAFANDVTHRDVLIAKVDAFLAESRSYEEVIDRARIIGQEQKFLIAAGLLSGTVSATGAGEQFTALAETLVNRLFGSVRTEFERRHGRLAGGRVALLAFGKMASREMTVTSDLDFILLYDAPDAESDGDKPLTTNHYYTRLTQRLVAAVTSPTGEGVLYEADMRLRPSGNAGPLATSIGGFRAYHRDNAWTWEHLALSRARVIAADNAFGAEVDAAIAEVMSRSRDVAKTIDDVVSMRALMAKERPARHPFDLKLAEGGLVDLEFIAQSAQLVAGKTIGLPQALTARVLARLAETGLVPEGARLAEIHLTYSTVLQVMSSALVSPFKDEAWTDAFKELLAGLTHYPDFGRLELDLLQMRGEVSAAVAKWYETAWGL from the coding sequence ATGGCCATCAAGCTCTCCGCCCTGCCGCCCATCGCCACGCCGCTTGTCCACGCCTGGCTCGCCGAGCTTCCGGCCGACCAGCGCGCCGCGCTCGCCGCTGCCACCCCTTCCATCGGACCATTGCTCGAATCCGCGCCCTACCTGCTGGCGCTGGCGCAGGACAATGCCGACTGGCTGGTCGTCACCCTTGCTGACAGTGCCGACGGCGCCTTTACCGACATCATCGACACCGTCGAGGGCGCCACCGCCGCCACCGAGGAAGAGCTAGCTCCCATCCTCCGCATCGCCAAGGGCCGCACGGCTTTGCTCGCCGCCATCGCCGAAACCGGCGGTGCCTGGACCACGGCGCAGGCAACAGCCGCCTTGTCGGACCTCGCCGATGCCGCGCTCGACGCCGCGCTGAACCTGCTGATGCGCCGCGCCGCCGAAAAGGGCGTGCTGGCCATCCCTGCCGAGCAGGCCACAGCAGCCAATTCGGGGCTCGCCATCTTCGCCCTGGGCAAACATGGCGGGCAGGAGCTGAACTACTCCTCCGATATCGACATCGTCGCCTTCTACGACCCCGAAAAGGCCGTATTGGCCGATCCCGGCGAAGCCACGAAAATCTATTCTCGCATGATCCAGAAGCTGGTCACCCTGATGGAGGACCGCCAGGCCCATGGCTATGTGTTCCGCACCGACCTGCGCCTGCGCCCCGATCCGGGTTCCACCCCCGTCGCCATCTCCTTCGACGCGGCGCTCGCCTATTACGAGAGCCGCGGCCAGAACTGGGAGCGCGCCGCCTGGATCAAGGCCCGCGCCTGTGCCGGCGACCGCCAGGTGGGCGAGGCCTTCCTGCGCGAGCTCGCCCCCTATGTCTGGCGCAAGCATCTCGACTTCGCCACCATTGCCGATATCCAGGCGATGAAGCGCCAGATCAACATCGCCAAGAATGTCGGCGATATCCGCGTGGAGGGCCACAATGTGAAGCTCGGCCGCGGCGGCATCCGCGAGATCGAATTCTTCACCCAGACCCAGCAGCTCATTGCCGGCGGCCGCGACAAGACCCTGCGCGTCAAGCCGACGGCCCATGCGCTGGCGGCCCTGGCCGATGCCAACTGGATCACGCCCAAGGCCGCCACCGAGCTGACCCAGACCTATTGGTATCTGCGCGGTGTCGAAAACCGACTGCAGATGCTGCGCGATGAGCAGACCCACACCATGCCTGCCTCGGCCGAAGAAGTGGCCGTCATCGGAAGGCTGATGGGCGAGCCCGACCTGCGCGCCTTCGAAACCACCTACCGCGCCGCTTTGGAACGCGTGGTCGGCTACTATTCCGAGCTTTTCACCGAAGGCGAAACGCTGGGCAGCGGCGAAGGCAATCTCGTCTTCACCGGCAGCGACGACGATCCGGGCACCGTGGAAACCCTCTCTGCCATGGGTTTCGCCAATCCCTCCAAGGCCATCGAAATGGTGCGCAAGTGGCACTATGGCAGCTATGCCGCCACCCGCGCCGCCGCCGCCCGCGCCCACCTCACCGAATTGCTGCCCGCTTTGCTGGCTACGCTCGGCGAGGCGGGCAATGCCGACGATGCCCTGCTGCGCTTCGACGATTTCCTGTCACGGCTGCCGGCCGGCGTACCGCTCTTCTCGCTGCTGCGCACCCATCCGGACCTGCGCCGGCTGCTGGTTCAGCTCATGGCCTCGGCCCCCCGCATGTCCGAGGCCGTCATCCACCGCGCCCATGTGATGGACGGACTGATCGATCCGGCCTTCGCCAATGACGTGACGCATCGCGACGTACTGATCGCCAAGGTCGATGCGTTCCTGGCCGAGTCCCGCTCCTATGAGGAAGTTATCGATCGGGCCCGCATTATCGGGCAGGAGCAGAAATTCCTCATCGCCGCTGGCCTCCTGTCCGGTACGGTCAGCGCAACTGGGGCAGGGGAGCAGTTCACCGCTCTGGCCGAGACGCTGGTCAATCGCCTGTTCGGCAGCGTCCGCACCGAATTCGAGCGCCGCCATGGCCGGCTGGCCGGCGGCCGCGTCGCGCTGCTCGCTTTCGGCAAGATGGCCAGCCGCGAAATGACGGTCACCTCAGACCTCGATTTTATCCTGCTCTACGATGCGCCCGACGCCGAATCCGACGGCGATAAACCGCTGACCACCAACCACTACTACACGCGCCTCACCCAGCGCCTCGTCGCAGCAGTCACCTCGCCCACCGGCGAAGGCGTGCTCTACGAGGCCGACATGCGCCTGCGGCCCTCGGGCAATGCCGGCCCCCTGGCCACCAGCATTGGCGGCTTCCGCGCCTATCACCGCGACAATGCCTGGACCTGGGAACACCTCGCCCTCAGCCGCGCCCGCGTCATCGCCGCCGACAATGCCTTCGGCGCCGAGGTCGATGCCGCCATTGCCGAGGTGATGAGCCGCTCCCGCGACGTTGCCAAGACCATTGACGACGTCGTCTCCATGCGCGCGCTGATGGCCAAGGAACGGCCCGCCCGCCATCCCTTCGACCTCAAGCTGGCCGAAGGCGGCCTGGTCGATCTCGAATTCATCGCCCAGTCGGCGCAACTGGTCGCCGGCAAGACGATCGGCCTGCCCCAGGCCCTCACCGCCCGCGTCCTCGCCCGGCTGGCCGAAACCGGCCTCGTGCCTGAGGGCGCGCGTCTGGCCGAAATCCACCTCACCTATTCGACGGTTCTGCAGGTGATGAGCTCGGCGCTGGTCAGTCCCTTCAAGGACGAAGCCTGGACCGACGCCTTCAAGGAATTGCTGGCCGGCCTGACGCACTATCCCGATTTCGGCCGGCTGGAACTGGACCTGCTCCAGATGCGCGGCGAAGTGAGCGCTGCGGTGGCGAAATGGTATGAGACGGCCTGGGGGCTTTAA
- the pepN gene encoding aminopeptidase N: MRTETEHTIFLKDYTPSPYRIVSVDMDFRIGIDNTRVRAQLTVEPREGTAPGTPLVLDGDELSLGSIAIDGLPLALSAYAADANGLTVVEPPLRRFVLETEVTIQPEGNTKLMGLYRSSGTWCTQCEPEGFRRITYYLDRPDNLAVFKVRMTAPRDVAPVLLANGNLIDKGDAGDGMHYAVWEDPFPKPAYLFALVAGDLGSITDSFTTASGRKVDLAIYCSHGKEDQCLWAMDSLKRSMAWDERRFGREYDLDVFNIVAVSDFNFGAMENKGLNIFNDRLVFAQPETATDANYDGIERVIAHEYFHNWTGNRITCRDWFQLCLKEGLTVYRDQEFTSDERSRAVKRISDVVTLRSAQFPEDGGPLAHPPRPDQYREINNFYTTTVYEKGAEIVRMLATLLGEAGFRKGMDLYFERHDGEATTIEAFLQVFADANGIELEQFKTWYLQAGTPRLTVAEHYDADKQTYTLKLKQETLPTPGQPTKAPLVLPIKFGLIGPNGSPMGWSGVSGAEVRDDMIVLRDGSAEVVFTGIPSRPVPSLLRGFSAPVIMETGASQEDQLFLARHDSDPFNRWQALQDVGMALAVDAVQGKPWSDAAVAALSQAMGDTLGSDTLDDAFKALALTLPDEQLIGRTIGKDIDPGAIHDVRKQLLRAVFGPLSRQMLATYNALASTAPYAPDPASTGRRALRNRMLSLLVGSDAPGTSLLVAQQYDAATNMTDRLAALSTAAMAGTPEAPTMLADFRTRFGGDPLVLDKWLTVTAAAPRDGVIEDMKTILADPAFPRTNPNRLRSLVGTFAMSNPTQFARADGAGFRFVADFVTEVDKVNPQVAARVLTGFRIWPMLESTRREAAKAALTGLSAGGTLSRNTADILTRMLAG, translated from the coding sequence ATGCGCACCGAAACCGAACACACCATCTTCCTGAAGGACTACACACCGAGCCCGTACCGGATCGTGTCAGTAGACATGGATTTCAGGATCGGTATCGACAATACAAGGGTGCGCGCTCAATTGACGGTCGAGCCGCGCGAAGGCACAGCGCCGGGCACGCCGCTGGTGCTTGACGGGGATGAGCTGAGCCTGGGCTCCATCGCCATCGACGGGCTGCCGCTGGCGCTGTCGGCCTATGCGGCCGATGCCAATGGGCTGACCGTGGTCGAGCCGCCGTTGCGCCGCTTCGTGCTGGAAACCGAGGTCACCATCCAGCCGGAGGGCAATACCAAGCTGATGGGGCTTTATCGCTCCAGTGGCACCTGGTGCACGCAATGCGAGCCGGAGGGCTTCCGGCGCATCACCTATTATCTCGACCGGCCGGACAATCTGGCGGTGTTCAAGGTACGGATGACGGCGCCGCGCGACGTGGCGCCGGTGCTGCTGGCCAATGGCAATCTGATCGACAAGGGCGATGCCGGCGACGGCATGCATTATGCCGTGTGGGAAGACCCCTTCCCCAAGCCGGCTTATCTGTTCGCGCTGGTGGCGGGTGATCTGGGTTCCATCACCGACAGCTTCACCACCGCTTCGGGTCGCAAGGTGGACCTGGCCATCTATTGCAGCCATGGCAAGGAGGATCAGTGCCTCTGGGCCATGGACAGCCTCAAGCGATCGATGGCGTGGGACGAGCGCCGGTTCGGGCGGGAATATGATCTGGACGTGTTCAACATCGTTGCCGTCAGCGATTTCAACTTCGGCGCGATGGAGAACAAGGGGCTCAACATCTTCAACGACCGGCTGGTCTTCGCGCAGCCCGAGACGGCGACCGACGCCAATTACGATGGCATCGAGCGGGTCATCGCGCATGAATATTTCCACAACTGGACCGGCAACCGCATTACCTGCCGCGACTGGTTCCAGCTCTGCCTCAAGGAGGGGCTGACGGTCTATCGCGACCAGGAATTCACCAGCGACGAGCGGTCTCGCGCGGTGAAGCGTATTTCGGATGTGGTGACTTTGCGCAGCGCGCAGTTCCCCGAGGATGGCGGGCCGCTGGCCCATCCGCCGCGGCCGGACCAGTATCGTGAGATCAACAACTTCTATACGACCACGGTCTACGAGAAGGGCGCCGAAATCGTGCGCATGCTGGCGACGCTGCTCGGCGAAGCCGGCTTCCGCAAGGGCATGGACCTTTATTTCGAGCGGCATGACGGGGAAGCCACGACGATCGAGGCGTTCCTGCAAGTGTTTGCAGATGCCAATGGGATCGAGCTCGAGCAGTTCAAGACCTGGTACCTGCAGGCCGGCACGCCGCGATTGACGGTGGCCGAGCATTACGATGCCGACAAGCAGACCTATACGCTCAAGCTCAAGCAGGAGACGCTGCCGACGCCGGGCCAGCCGACCAAGGCACCGCTGGTGCTACCGATCAAGTTCGGACTGATCGGGCCCAATGGCAGCCCGATGGGCTGGAGCGGGGTGAGCGGCGCCGAAGTGCGCGACGACATGATTGTGCTCAGGGATGGCAGCGCCGAGGTTGTCTTTACCGGCATTCCCAGCCGGCCGGTGCCCTCGCTGCTGCGCGGTTTCTCGGCGCCGGTCATCATGGAGACCGGGGCGAGCCAGGAGGATCAGTTGTTCCTGGCGCGGCATGACAGCGACCCGTTCAACCGCTGGCAGGCCTTGCAGGATGTGGGCATGGCGCTGGCCGTCGATGCCGTGCAGGGCAAGCCATGGAGCGATGCGGCCGTGGCGGCGCTGAGCCAGGCCATGGGTGATACGCTGGGCAGCGATACACTGGATGACGCCTTCAAGGCGCTGGCACTGACCCTGCCCGACGAGCAGTTGATCGGCCGCACGATCGGCAAGGATATCGACCCCGGCGCCATCCATGACGTGCGCAAGCAGTTGCTGCGGGCGGTGTTCGGACCGCTGTCGCGGCAGATGCTGGCGACCTACAACGCGCTGGCCAGCACGGCGCCCTATGCCCCCGATCCGGCCAGTACGGGGCGGCGCGCGCTGCGCAATCGCATGCTGAGCCTGCTCGTTGGCAGCGATGCGCCCGGCACCTCCCTGCTGGTGGCCCAGCAATATGACGCGGCGACCAACATGACCGACCGGCTGGCGGCTTTGTCGACTGCGGCCATGGCGGGCACGCCGGAAGCGCCGACCATGCTGGCCGATTTCCGCACCCGCTTCGGCGGCGATCCGCTGGTGCTCGACAAGTGGCTCACCGTGACGGCGGCCGCACCGCGCGACGGGGTGATCGAGGACATGAAGACCATCCTGGCCGACCCAGCCTTCCCCAGGACCAACCCCAATCGGCTGCGCTCGCTGGTGGGCACGTTTGCCATGAGCAACCCGACGCAGTTCGCCCGGGCCGATGGCGCCGGCTTCCGCTTCGTGGCCGATTTCGTCACCGAGGTCGACAAGGTCAATCCGCAGGTGGCGGCGCGCGTGCTGACCGGGTTCCGCATCTGGCCGATGCTGGAAAGCACACGCCGCGAGGCCGCCAAGGCCGCGCTGACGGGCCTCTCCGCCGGGGGCACGCTGAGCCGGAATACCGCTGACATCCTGACGCGCATGCTGGCGGGGTAA
- a CDS encoding sensor histidine kinase — translation MTRFAQIWRTSTVRLTATFILIFSLFAILLLAFITWQSSVQIQRQQANDIDREVRVLQRIDAVQGIRALAFALERISRAPGPGVYYLGDATGQYLLGNVTDVPPDVLIEPGIYSFDYERANPFIDPPDGADTPPRRIRTGFAVVRSVELTNGMRLVVGRDVVERQGFSAIIVQSFLFGVLGIILFSLVAGGITARRVLRRIDTIRDTSTKIMSGNLSERVPVTRRNDEFDGLATNLNAMLDRIEQLLQGLKEVTDNVAHDLKTPLTRLRNQAETALRDGASDEVRQQALETTIAESDRLIQTFNALLMIARAEAGAPSGALADVDVSAVVSDMAELYGPVAEDEGIVVETSIAEGLHLRGNRELIGQAMVNLLENAVKYAKPVGEGQGRITVGLRQQDGRALIEVADNGPGIPEADRKRVLERFVRLEKSRSEPGSGLGLSLVDAVARLHGGTFRIEDNAPGVRAVIDLPA, via the coding sequence TTGACCCGCTTCGCCCAGATCTGGCGCACATCCACGGTTAGGCTGACGGCGACGTTCATCCTGATCTTTTCACTTTTCGCCATCCTGCTGCTGGCCTTCATCACCTGGCAATCCAGCGTGCAGATCCAGCGCCAGCAGGCCAATGACATCGACCGCGAGGTGCGGGTGCTGCAGCGCATCGACGCGGTGCAGGGCATCCGCGCCCTGGCCTTTGCCCTCGAACGCATTTCCCGCGCGCCGGGGCCGGGCGTCTATTATCTCGGCGACGCCACCGGCCAGTACCTGCTCGGCAATGTCACCGATGTGCCGCCCGATGTGCTGATCGAACCGGGCATCTACAGCTTCGACTACGAGCGGGCCAATCCCTTCATCGATCCGCCTGATGGCGCCGATACACCGCCCCGTCGCATCCGCACCGGCTTTGCCGTGGTGCGCTCGGTCGAGCTGACCAATGGCATGCGGCTGGTCGTCGGCCGCGACGTGGTGGAGCGCCAGGGCTTTTCGGCCATCATCGTGCAGAGCTTCCTGTTCGGCGTGCTCGGCATCATCCTGTTCTCGCTGGTAGCCGGCGGCATCACCGCCCGCCGCGTGCTGCGCCGCATCGACACGATCCGCGATACCTCGACCAAGATCATGTCGGGCAACCTGTCCGAGCGTGTCCCGGTCACGCGCCGCAATGATGAATTCGATGGCCTCGCCACCAATCTCAACGCCATGCTCGACCGCATCGAGCAATTGCTGCAGGGCCTCAAGGAGGTCACCGACAATGTCGCGCATGACCTCAAGACGCCGCTGACCCGCCTGCGCAACCAGGCCGAAACCGCCTTGCGCGACGGCGCCAGCGACGAAGTCCGCCAGCAGGCGCTGGAAACCACCATTGCCGAGAGCGACCGCCTCATCCAGACCTTCAATGCCCTCCTGATGATCGCCCGTGCCGAGGCCGGCGCCCCCTCGGGGGCGCTTGCCGACGTCGATGTCAGCGCCGTCGTGAGCGACATGGCCGAGCTCTATGGCCCGGTGGCCGAGGACGAGGGCATCGTCGTCGAAACATCGATTGCCGAGGGCCTGCATCTGCGCGGCAATCGCGAACTGATCGGGCAGGCCATGGTCAATCTGCTCGAAAACGCCGTGAAATACGCCAAGCCGGTCGGGGAAGGGCAGGGCCGCATCACCGTCGGCCTGCGCCAGCAGGATGGTCGCGCGCTCATCGAAGTCGCCGACAACGGCCCCGGCATCCCCGAAGCCGACCGCAAGCGCGTGCTGGAACGCTTTGTCCGGCTCGAGAAAAGCCGCTCCGAACCGGGCTCGGGTCTTGGTCTGTCGCTGGTTGATGCCGTGGCAAGGTTGCATGGCGGAACCTTCCGCATCGAGGACAATGCGCCGGGGGTACGCGCGGTGATCGATCTGCCAGCCTGA
- a CDS encoding sensor histidine kinase — MDTASVSRPFRISLSPITLAVALTSLLAATLFVAYDAARTFDDARRDLSIIGAVLASEISGMSAEAASEAIGASGQRFGAIAQASLVTSPAASGDELTVPAGPHGMLSLESAQASHWTGIGQRGAAAFGLAGLIVLLVARRRRDDMPDMVQRDNYRTLAAAIPMGVACWSKSGKLIVCNEQYRSRLDLNSFSMSYQDAVKRLTIGGYIKLVNEDDGNKVLELHREDGSCLLIDERPLGDGALMTLISDVTEAKKTDTMLHAIRQEQRLLARRYHEEKLKAEAASRSKTNFLAHLSHDIRTPLNHIIGFAELMRHQTYGPLGDARYSDYVQSIKTSGEHLLASFATILDLAELESGQKALRSEPVAIDELLDGVIQRFRAQASRAGIVFVLGEASGAVVRGDRLGLSRMVSNIVENALRFTPAGGKVALNAFPARDGVVVEITDTGLGMSEERLASLSQPFALGDSTFTREGVGPGLGISIARAIAELSGGNLAIDSSPSLGTTVAISLPLPVANALQAA; from the coding sequence GTGGACACTGCGTCCGTCTCGCGGCCATTTCGCATTTCCCTGTCTCCCATCACCCTAGCGGTGGCGCTGACATCGCTGCTGGCGGCAACGCTGTTCGTGGCCTATGACGCCGCCCGCACTTTCGATGATGCCCGCCGCGACCTGTCCATCATCGGCGCGGTGCTGGCATCGGAAATTTCCGGCATGAGCGCCGAGGCCGCCAGTGAAGCAATCGGCGCGTCGGGCCAGCGCTTCGGCGCGATCGCCCAGGCAAGCCTGGTGACGTCGCCTGCAGCGTCGGGCGACGAGCTGACCGTGCCTGCGGGACCGCATGGCATGCTGTCGCTCGAAAGCGCCCAGGCGAGCCATTGGACCGGCATCGGCCAGCGCGGGGCGGCTGCCTTCGGGCTGGCGGGGCTGATCGTGCTGCTGGTGGCGCGGCGGCGACGCGACGACATGCCCGACATGGTGCAGCGCGACAATTACCGCACGCTGGCCGCCGCCATTCCCATGGGCGTGGCCTGCTGGAGCAAGAGCGGCAAGCTCATCGTCTGCAACGAGCAATATCGCAGCCGGCTCGACCTCAACAGTTTCAGCATGAGCTATCAGGATGCCGTCAAGCGCCTGACCATCGGCGGCTATATCAAGCTGGTGAACGAGGACGACGGCAACAAGGTGCTGGAGCTGCATCGCGAAGACGGCTCGTGCCTGCTGATCGACGAGCGGCCGTTGGGCGACGGCGCCCTGATGACGCTGATCAGCGACGTGACCGAGGCCAAGAAGACCGACACCATGCTCCATGCCATCAGGCAGGAACAACGGCTGCTGGCCCGGCGCTATCACGAGGAAAAGCTCAAGGCCGAGGCGGCCAGCCGCAGCAAGACCAATTTCCTCGCCCATCTCAGCCACGATATCCGCACCCCGCTCAACCACATTATCGGCTTTGCCGAGCTGATGCGGCACCAGACCTATGGGCCGCTGGGCGATGCGCGCTATTCGGACTATGTGCAGTCCATCAAGACATCGGGCGAACACCTGCTCGCATCCTTCGCCACCATTCTCGACCTGGCCGAGCTCGAAAGCGGGCAGAAGGCGCTGCGCAGCGAGCCGGTGGCCATTGACGAACTGCTCGACGGCGTCATCCAGCGTTTCCGGGCGCAGGCCTCGCGGGCCGGCATCGTGTTCGTGCTGGGCGAGGCCAGCGGCGCGGTGGTGCGCGGCGACCGGCTGGGCCTGTCGCGCATGGTCAGCAATATCGTCGAAAACGCGCTGCGCTTCACGCCTGCGGGCGGCAAGGTGGCACTCAATGCCTTTCCGGCGCGCGATGGCGTAGTGGTGGAGATCACCGATACCGGGCTGGGCATGAGCGAGGAGCGGCTGGCCAGCCTGTCGCAGCCCTTCGCGCTGGGCGATTCCACCTTTACCCGCGAGGGCGTCGGGCCGGGACTGGGCATTTCCATCGCGCGGGCCATTGCCGAATTGAGCGGGGGGAACCTCGCCATCGATTCCAGCCCGTCGCTGGGCACGACGGTGGCGATTTCGCTGCCCCTGCCGGTGGCGAACGCCTTGCAGGCGGCGTGA